CATGTGCTTCACTGTCTGCTGTGGTGGTTTTGGGCAGGTCTGGGGTGGGAGTGTCAGAGGGCGACACCGAGAGATCAGATTCAGCAAATTCAAATGCAGAGGGatggcttctcttctcctgaaGAAGTGGCAGTGTATGGCTCTGCATGCAGGACACTGTGTCAGTGATCGAAAGGCTCACTGTGGTCTCTGACGCTGCTGTTGATGACATGCAGGTCACTGTGCCAGTGATCGGAAGGCTCACTGTGCTCTCTGACGCTGCTGTTGATGACATGCAGGTCACTGTGCCAGTGATCGGAAGGCTCACTGTGCTCTCTGACGCTGCTGGTGATGACATGCAGGACACTGTGCCAGTGATCGGAAGGCTCACTGTGCTCTCTGACGCTGCTGGTGATGACATGCAGGACACTGTGCCAGTGATGGGAAGGCTCACTGTGCTCTCTGAAGCTGCTATTCATGACATGCAGGACACTGTGCCATTGATCGGAAGGCTCACTGTGCTCTCTGACGCTGCTGTTGATGACATGAAAGGAGCAGggaataaaaaaacacaggaaattATGGCAGATAATGATTGGAGAACCGTGGGGGAGGTTGAGCCGATTTAGACTGAGCCTCCGATTTTATTTAAGGCCCCAGGACTCTGGTTTGGAAATTCCAGCCGACCGTTTGGCTCCTTCTGGCTCATCGCTCGGCTTTTGCTCCAAGCCCAGGCGCTGCCACCTCCAGAAAGGAGGTGAACGGGGTATCAAGGCACTTCAATGTGCGTGAGCATGCAGGACGGGCCGTGAGGGTCATGCATCTGACAATGGTCGTCCTAGTTTTTGGGGTGAGGGTGTGTATTGGGTAGGGGATGGGACTTTGGGGATAACTGCATCCTGACTTATTTTCACAGCATCACAGGCTGTTTTTACACCCAGTCATCTTACTGATTATCAGAAataagctgaaattactaatctgcaggatagtaagggtcttataattgaaaacgacattgacatagtaaatgagttcaatgatagttttgcacgggtattcactgtcgaggacactagtaacttaccagttcttattactaattcaacatcgtctataactaatatatatataactgaagctgatgttttgcaaagcctagctaagctcaaaataaataaatcacagggccctgatggcatcttacctatagtgttaaaagagatgagggatattatttgccgacccttaacattactgtttcaaaaatccttatctgaaggtgtggtaccttctgattggaagcatgccaacataacgcccattttcaaaaaaggggatagaagtaatttgtcaaactataggccaatcagtctaacttgtataactggtaaagttatggaggctataatcaaagagaaaatggtagattacctggactcaaataacattttgagggatagccagcatggatttaggagaggtagatcctgtttaacaaatctgttggagttttttgaggaagctactcaggaagttgatgataagaaggcctatgatgtcatctatttagatttccaaaaggcttttgatgttgttccccacaagaggctctcacttaaactcaaagcgacaggtattttaggaactgtagcgacttggattgataactggttaacggataggaagcagcgagtagttataagaggctcgatgtcacagtgggcctgcgttcatagtggggtaccgcagggttcaattttaggaccacttttgttcctaatttacataaatgatatagacaccaatatatacagtaaactggtgaaatttgcagatgacaccaaggtgggtggtgtagcagatactgaactagcggctcagcagctacagcgggatcttaatttaattagtgactgggctgacacctggcagatgaaatttaacatagacaaatgtaaggtactccatgtagggagcagaaatataaagtacaggtattttatgggacctactgaaataaaggtagctgattatgagaaagaccttggtgtgtatgttgatgcttccatgtctcattctcgccagtgtggggaagcaataaaaaaggccaataggatgttggggtacatctccaggtgtgtggagtttaagtcaagggaggtaatgctaagattatacaattccttggtgagacctcacctagaatattgtgtacaggtttggtcaccttatcttaaaaaggacatagcggccttagaaaaggtgcagcgtagggccacaagaatgattcctggtcttagaggaatgtcatacgaggaaaggttatttgagctaaatctgttcagcctcaagcaaaggagactgaggggggacatgatccaggtctataagattctaacaggtttggatgctgttcaaccgaatagttacttcagcattagttcaaatacaagaactcgtggccataggtggaaattagcgggagaacatttcaaactggatttaaggaagcacttctttacacagcgtgtagtcagagtatggaatagtcttcctgataacgtagtgcaagctgaatccttgggttcctttaaatcagagctagataagattttaacaactctgagctattagttaagttctccccaagcgagctcgatgggccgaatggcctcctctcgtttgtatagttcttatgttcttatgttcttatgactcGTAGCCAGTTAACTTAATTAGTTGTGAGATACTCAACCAGATGTTTTGCTTTAGGAATACACAACTTTTCCAGTCTCTTGTTACCCCTGTTCCAAATTTTTGAaacgtgttgctggcatcaaattcaaatcgAGCATATATCTgtcaaaaaaacaataacatttcacAGTTTCagcatttgatatgttgtctttgttctattttcaaataaatactggtttatatgatttgtaaatttgtacattttacacagcatcctAACTTCTCCATCTTCCTTTatagagtttttttttgttttaataaacgAGAAGATGTCcctaaaagtccagaccagcaACATCACCAACAAGAATGATCCCAAGTCCATCAACTCGCGTGTCTTCATTGGGAACCTCAACACGGCCGTGGTGAAGAAGTCAGACGTGGAATCCATCTTCTCCAAGTACGGCCGGGTGCTGGGCTGCTCCGTCCACAAGGGCTACGCCTTCGTCCAGTATGCCAGCGAGAGGCACGCCCGGGGTGCTGTGATTGGAGAGAACGGCCGTGTCCTTGCGGGACAAACATTAGGTACAacctggcatcttctccctgtgGCATTTCTACCCAATCTGGAATGTTTCTGTCTATCTTGCTCTCAAAGataaacatgattttttttactaGCCAATTAGTGATGATTTCAATTTTTTAAATCCTAAATTACTTACATAGCCATTTTACATGTATAATAAGCTGAAGAAAAAATTTAAAGACAGCACCAAATTCTACCACACAATCTCTGACTGTGTTGCTGGCATAATGTCACTGAAGTGTAAATCAAGCTTAACATTGTTATTTACAGGGTTACTGTATCATATCCTAAGAGTAGCGAGTGGTGGCAGgaaaatgtattaataataaCTGTGTCGGGCAGTTGAAATTAAGTTTTAAAATCTTGAGAAAACGGACAGAGTAATATGCTCAGTTCGCCCTGTGCTTTGAGCTCGTCTTCTCACGTACACTGAAAGAATCCCATTCGCTGCTCATCTCTCGACTTTCTTTCACCGCCCCGTCAgccaaacccccaccccactcttCCGCCATGTGCACCTTTTTCACGTTTTTCAACAGGCTTTCAGGCTAGCTcaattttctcttttctttgttgagagagctggatctcaCGATTTGCCAGTTTTCAATGCACGCttaaactgcatgttcaaaagAACCAGGCCACTAATATGACTAAAGTACTAGAAAAATGATAAAGGTCCCATGGTCATACATCCCTTCACCTGCTGCAGGCCACCTGCCGTGAAAGTCAGCTGAAGGAATTGCAAtttcaaatgtatttatttttgttcaaTGGCATTAATATTCAAACCAAAGTGATTAATCAACAATATTACACAGTGTCATTTCTATATGGTATAATAGTAATTGTAAAGAAAATGCACAGGTTTAGTGGCTGAAAGCTGTCTCTCTCTGCGATTAAAAGACGGCTTTGCGGATGCTATGTCCAATCATGGCTGTAATGCTGAAATATGACCGGGGCCCATGGAAGCCGAATGGAATACTGCAAAATTCCTCAAGCCTGAggaacctttttttttccctgtaatCTACTTTCGGTCAAATTCACCAGTGTTGAATAAAACCAAGCCATACCTAGTCTGACATTTTGGGTCGTTGGATTTATGTCAAATTTCCACATCTTCACTTTCGGATAATCCGCAAACGATTTGAATAAATTAAGTATGATGAGATGGTTCCGGTTACCGTGAGACTCCTCAATTATCCTTGTGCCCACCTTAAGCCATTTCATCCCAAAGTCCAGTTTTTCCTTTGGTACAGGTAGCAGGCAAAGGCCGAGGGGGTCGATGTGTGATGTACTACAAGGTCGGTGTGACCAGGATCAGAAAAAAATCAGGACAATTCTTCCAAATTGCCTTTACCTGTGCTTTTTGCTCCAGAGTCAACTGGGGCCCACAGGGGAATAGAGCAGGATTAATTGTTTGGGGAAGGTCTAGACTTGACTTCAAAGGGTCCTCTTAAAGAAACAGCAGCACCGTTTTCATACAGTGCTCATATCAGTGCAACACATGGTTGAGTAAACAGAAACTGCTATTGAATGTGTACCAGCTGTCTGTTACTTAATACAATGTAACAAAAGTAATAACAGTTATGCCTGATTTCATATAGTGTTCTTAAATGAACAGCAGCTGTGCCACTTTACACAGTTATAATAACTGAGTAACAGCTATGTGTGATTTTATAGAGTACTCTTAATAGTGTAATACAAGACCGATATATAATGCCTTTAACAGTCGTCAATGACTTTATACAGTGATCTTCAAGGAATAACAGCTGTGCATGATCAAATGCAGCATTCCTCAAAGTGCAGTGTTCAAATGCAGTGTTCCTCAAAGTGCAGTGTTCAAATGCAGTGTTCCTCAAAGGTGTGCTGCTGTGTCACTGTACACAGTTCTTGTTTTCTGCCACAGGTGTCAAACTGAAGACTCAATACTAGTGGTGATAAAGGCTCTAATCCAGAATACAAGAAGATTTTAGAACATGGACACATGCtatacatagttttttttttcaatttactAAAGTAGTGTAATATTTGGCACCATTATCAGAGTCACTATGCTAAAAGAAATATGACAGCTTGTCAAGGGGAACTGAGAACtagctaaataaatgaattgTTGTTGGAACCAAAGAAACTGCAATCTGTTTTTAACTGACACAAAACCTGGCATAAATGCTAATGAAAGAGTCACATCAGCCAAACCATACAAGTTTGATAGCGAGTTTGTGAGGATGTGCTTGCTGAAAGCTGCAGAAATCAGGCGCTCTGAAGAGCACTGGGCTTTGGCAGCATAAATCTGATGAGGAATGTGATTACAGGCAGAATTTCCAGTTTCTCgtgttttcctttgttttcttCATTCAAGAGCTCTTGGTTAATTATTGTATTGTGGTCAATCTGTTGCAATCAGAAATATTCAATCCCATACAATATTGTTGTTTTATAAAGCTTTCTGGAAGTTTTTATGGCTCAAAGTGGAGTTGAAACATAATTATGCCTTTGGGAACTCTATAATGATCCTTCATTTGCTTCAGCTGTGATGCATATATAAACCCCACCCATGAAGGTATTCAAGGTGAGCTGCAATCAAGGGAAAGACAATGGAACTTCTGCAAAAGGATGGATTCCCAGAAATATCAGGCCATTTCAAGGAGAAATGTGATGCCTTCTGTTGACAAATTGCACCTTGGTGATCACTGGAGTTTCCAGCAAGACAACGATCCCAAGCACACCACCAAATCAACCAAAGCTTAGTTGAGAAAAAGATCCAGGAACATCATGGAGTGGCCTTGTCAGTCGCCAGATATTGTTGGGATTTAAAGAAGGCAGTTGCAGCACGGAGGCCATCAAACACCACTAAGCTAGAGGCTTTTGCGCGTGAAGAATGGGCAAAGATCCCGATTGAGAGGCGTAAGAAGCTTGTCAGCACTTACCGAAAACGTTTGTTAGATGTTATGACGTTATAAAAGCTAAAGGATGTTCCACAAAGTACTGAAGCTGGGGGTTGAATATGGCACATGCACATGTGGTGTTTTTCATCTGATCTTCAAAGTTAAGTCAACCTCTGTCAAATTAACCCAGATATGTATCAGTGTTttgtttaatgattttttttgtcatttattgtcATTATCTTTCATCTACATTACTGTCATGTCTTTTGAGGTGAAGGGGTTGAATTTGTCTGATTGCAACTGTATAAACTTTGGGATGGCTTTGATTAGAGGCAAGtgtatatggggggggggggggggggtaagtggGATAtccccatcccccctccccccactgaaATTATGAAAAAGGTGTTAATCGTTATTAGCCTGCCACTATACATAGAGCCCCACTTTGGGTCCAAAGTGACCCAATAACTGAAGAGTTTGACATGCATTTATATACAATACTGTGCTGTTTAATAATTTCTTAGTGAGCATTGTGCTGGGTGCCCTGTATCTAAGACCCACTTTCATGACAAGTATTACTCTAATGCTGAAAAGTTTCTCTCCATATCTGTCCCCAGACATCAACATGGCAGGAGAGCCCAAACCAAATCGGCCCAAAGGTTTGAAGAGATCTGCTGCCCTCTACAGGTGTTCAGAATCcctgaatattttttttctttcctttggGCCTTTGGCCCAAAATTTAACGGCAGCATTTTATCCAATTTTCAAGTACTACTTGTATTTCCCACTGTGCTAACTACTGTGTTATTGCATTCTTTTTTCTCCCTTTGCAGTGGCTATGATTTTGACTATGACTACTACAGAGATGACTTTTATGACAGGTGCGTAAAAAactataactttttttttttttttttttaaataataattagatCCATATTTGTAGAATGTGAATTAACGGCCGTGTATGTAATTTGCTGCATTAACATAATTTTCCATGGGGGGGCACCACAGTACTGTACCTGTTTCTTTGTCCTTGCTCCTTTTGGGGCTTGTTTCTTAATGGCAAGTGGCTCTGTTTACAAGAGCTTGCATGCATGGTcagaaaacagcattttttttgtcaggtgGCGCCTCCCATTGGGCTCCCAATGCATTGCATTGGCTTGTGTGGGTccctgccctctctctctctctctctctctctctcgccctctctctgctggacgcCTGTACTTGCAGATGTTTCGACATCATATCCATATGACTAACACGTGTAAAGCAGTTGGAGAtctgcctgtgatgtctggCCCTCCCAGACTTTCTGCCgcccctcctccccctctgACACGTATCAATATATTACACGGATGATACCCAATAATTTAAGCCCTGTTTTTGCTTTCAAGTGGTATCAAAGGGTTCCTGAAGAGTAGGCAGCTGGGGAGGGGGCCGGTGCGGCCCCATGAGGGGGTACACGCCAGGGCAGATGGTCTCATCCACCTCATCAGCTCCTGCCCGCCAACCCCTGCCTGTCAACCTCGCCAATCCGCCCGATCAATCAAACCATCAGCACACTCAGAGCTTTGAGCGAGTCGTCGACAGGCACTGTGCCGCGCGTGTTGATCGCAGGGAATTAAAAATCAGGAAAACTGATTCGCCAGActgggaggaaaaaaataatcatcatTGCTGTTTGAAGAAACAGTGATGGAACTGAATATGAAGTAAAAATGATTTTGTTTAGATGGTGGGAGGTCAAGTTCTTTATATGTTAATTCTTTTAAACTTCACTGTGAGAACCAAGAAAATattaatggttttttttttttttttttttttttaaagaattagtaatttatttttatttctgtgtttCTCTCCCACAGGAAGAATTTATAAAACATATACAATACTTAATTTGAAGTTTGTTTAATCTGCTTGGTGGAATTCAGCAATTATCAGagtaattaaaaacaaagtaTGTTGATTTCAATAGCTGCGTGGTGCTTTGATCTGAGATGTTGAGACCAGAATACTGGCACTAACATCAGTCTGATGCTTATGAATTCCCAAAGGCTGTTCGACTACCGAGGCAGAGTGTCACCCATCCCCCGCGTGGTGCCAGTGAAGCGCCCCCGTCTGGCCGTGCCTCTGGTGCGCAGGGTGAAGTCGCTGCCCTCTAAACTGCTGACGCGCTCCTCTGTCGTTCCCACCAGCTCCGTCAGGCAGAAGGGTGAGTAAACTGCTTTCCCCTTTCACACATAATCTTTCTCATGCTGGAAATTTTACTGCAACACAAGAAACCAGTTTTCTCCTGTAAACTGGCTTTGAAGCACGTGTGTTTCATTTAAGTGCTATGGTGACTTTTTTTCTAATAAAATAATTCATGCTTTTAGCTTTTCGAGTAATGTTATACCTTATAAAAATTTTCATTCCACCGCACTGAATGAACTTCATTGCCATTCCTTCCTGTCGATGCTGGGCCGTTTTAGCTATGAAATCCAGCGAACTGCAGGCGATCAAATCAGAGCTCACCCAGATAAAGTCCAACATCGATGCCCTCTTGGGCCACCTGGAGCAGATCACCGAAGACAAGCAGGGCACCACAGGTGAGAAGCCCCCCCCACTATAGTCCTTATCCATGCCTGGTCCTCAGTATTTTAAGACATATATCTCTATTTGTTTTCATCCTGGTGATTCAGACGTCAGATTGTTCCTCTGATCCTTTCATCGGCAAAAGGGATTATTTATGTCGGAACACAGAAAAATGACCCACCAGCGGTGGTGCAATAGTGAGGCTGTTCCGGACATTTGCGCCCTGCAGAACCTGCATGTCATGCATGTGTGCAGAATGAGATAgtccagcaggtggcaggaCCACACAGGCAAACAGTCGTGCTAGCCTGCTTCACCAATCCCCTCATGCCGGCCAAGCAGACGCTGCATAAACAACATCCTGGAAGGTCctttgctgtttatttttctgtaaCGCGAGGTGGACTCAGCTCATCTGATTAACTAGCCTGATCCACAGATTTAGAAATATTATCGGCACGAATATGTCCCACGTCGGCAGTAATAAAAATGGGAGACTCAAGTCAGAAATGTTGTTCCTGCCATCTGAAACCATGTTTTCACCATTCTTACAGCCTGATTGCTAAATCTAAGCTAGGATTTTACTCTCAGAAACATGAACCGCGGAGCAAATATTGACAGTCCGCAAAAGCAGGACAGATGTGTTGTGCATATAAAGGCTTATGCTACATTCGGGCAATTTGTCTTTGCATTCCTGGGTCCTacagtttaatatttttatgcttggggggaaaaaaaaaagtctgtctctccatctatccatccatccacccactgCTTGACCAAACAATGGGATGCCCTGCCCCAATAAGTATACATAATCCGTGTCAGCAAAGAATGAATTTGAGTGCTAAAATTGTGCTTATTGTTGGGGGAAATAAACATAAACGGTGGCTACTATGGTCATATCACCCCTCCCCCTTAATTTGTGTGACATTAATCTGCTGAGCAGTCCCACCCTCTCTCCACCTAGAGCTCCAGAGGGCTGAAGAGAGCAAGAGCGAGCTGTCGCAGGACGATTCGGGCTCAGACACGGAGGAGCTGACGGAGGAGGCCCACAGGAGCGAGGGGGAGGATGAGGGGGACGGTACACAGGATGAAGAAGAGGAAGACATGGTGAGCTGGAGAATGGGAGCGAGGACCTTGAAGGGAGGGCTGACAAACGACAGCATTTGTATGCATTTTGGCTTTTTTGCTGTGGCCACACATGCTGCTACTTTTATTTAAAGACATGACGTCCGTCGTGTTTGTTTTGCAGGAAAACTGCCACTTATCAGAAATGGAGTCTATCCTGCAATAAAAGGCAAGTCTGAAATGATGAAAAAACCCATCTTACTGGAGCccgcccccaccacccccaccctccaatgACTGCACAtgtcacatacatatttgcctgcTTGGCATCCTGTCTGGGACACGGCCTTGCCTGCCATGCATCCCATTGGCTGCCGGCATAGGCACCCTTTCCACACAGACCCTTAAGGGTGGAATGTGGTTTGTCAGAATGTGTGACTGACAGCAAatatcaaccaatcagatgcttTGAGACTTGGTTGATGCTGCTGTGGTCTGTGGTCTTCTCAGTACACACCTTTGTGTTAAAACTCTACATAACACCAGCCATCAATATATTAAGAGAATATAATAGATCTTTATGGTCATTGGtttgaaaacaacaaaagatCAGGTTAACTTTAGCACCTTGCTCTGGGACAGTACATCAACTGAGatttatgttaaataaacatgttttaatagAAAAACATTGTTACTCTTGTTCTAAGTCTCgatttcttttatttagtgaTAAAATGTAGCCCAGCCTTCTTCCAGGAACCTAGGCACAGTGTGCACATtgcataatccatccatccagccatcttcTAAGCAGTTATCCTGGTTAGGCTCAAGGGGATGGGATCTGAGAGCCCGAACTAGGCAGCACAAGCCCAACCTTCCGTAGTGTTTAAATATCCTATGTTTTTTATTAAACGTCAGCATTATTTGACCATTAATAGCTTAACTAATAGTTATGGGAGAAGTGAGTCTTcaaaatactgtttttttttttttttaacccactACCTCCTGGCTTCTGATTTGATGAAAGCCATGTTTGGAAGATAATCCAACCCATAATGGGTTTTGCGGACTGATTTTGATAATCATTAAATGGGCTAAAAGTGAGGAGCAAAAAAAGTCTGCATTTTTCCATTTATCACGGAGCCCAAAGTATTAAAGATCAGTCAATGCAAAAATGttaaagaacattttttttttaagagcgGTGTGGTATAGCTAGCACAATATTACGAAATCTCTCCAAATGCCCCAGTGGTGTCTTTCATTGAGTGTCTGCATAAAGCAGGATAGGTTGCTTCTGTTCGGCACAATGTGGCAAATGGCTTCACCCACATGGACAGAGTTACAAAAACAtagcctattattattatcattattattattcttaataaTCCAGATTCAAGGTGAAGAGGCTTTGCTTCCTCAGATGTTAATGCCTACTCAGCTGCACCTCAGATATTGCAGGAGACTTCAAAAGGTAGACGGGCAGTCCGAGTCCGATTCCCGTGTGATCCCCGGCGCGTCCGGCACagaccggctgctttgcacgaCTTCGTCCTGTCGCATCATAGATCGTGTTAACTCTGGCTTAAGCCGCCCCTCCCCAAATAAGCCTGAGCTCAGAGCGTCGGGGAGCTGAGCAGCAGTCACAGATGTCTTCAAATTTATTGGATTCGTCATACAGCCTAAAACTTCATGTATCATACAGTAAGTCTGTTTTGATTGGATGGGCACTTTATCTCTCCCCAACCTTATTTATGCTAGTTGTGTTCCAAGCAGATGTGTGGTTTGTATATACAGAAGGAATCAGTTTCAGAAAATTGTTTAATTAGAATGCAATTAGTAATTAGCTGGTTTATAAGAAAGCATAGATACTTCCATAACCATAAACCACATGTAGCgtgaataattaattaattaaatttagaCTAATCTAGAATCAGAAATTAACCTGAT
This genomic interval from Paramormyrops kingsleyae isolate MSU_618 chromosome 8, PKINGS_0.4, whole genome shotgun sequence contains the following:
- the raly gene encoding RNA-binding protein Raly isoform X1 → MSLKVQTSNITNKNDPKSINSRVFIGNLNTAVVKKSDVESIFSKYGRVLGCSVHKGYAFVQYASERHARGAVIGENGRVLAGQTLDINMAGEPKPNRPKGLKRSAALYSGYDFDYDYYRDDFYDRLFDYRGRVSPIPRVVPVKRPRLAVPLVRRVKSLPSKLLTRSSVVPTSSVRQKAMKSSELQAIKSELTQIKSNIDALLGHLEQITEDKQGTTELQRAEESKSELSQDDSGSDTEELTEEAHRSEGEDEGDGTQDEEEEDMSAGRWKRPPTGDCFSTAVMTTRQQHQGCRLPSDLACQETDG
- the raly gene encoding RNA-binding protein Raly isoform X2 yields the protein MSLKVQTSNITNKNDPKSINSRVFIGNLNTAVVKKSDVESIFSKYGRVLGCSVHKGYAFVQYASERHARGAVIGENGRVLAGQTLDINMAGEPKPNRPKGLKRSAALYSGYDFDYDYYRDDFYDRLFDYRGRVSPIPRVVPVKRPRLAVPLVRRVKSLPSKLLTRSSVVPTSSVRQKAMKSSELQAIKSELTQIKSNIDALLGHLEQITEDKQGTTELQRAEESKSELSQDDSGSDTEELTEEAHRSEGEDEGDGTQDEEEEDMENCHLSEMESILQ